One Candida dubliniensis CD36 chromosome 1, complete sequence genomic region harbors:
- a CDS encoding mitochondrial 54S ribosomal protein YmL41 (Similar to S. cerevisiae MRP20;~Similar to C. albicans MRP20) — translation MEGNIRSSRLVASIWKSFTRNLHYKPLPPNKYPKVNVNDVDLNPPRYGFRRIRPPIIAQSPTKTLFPSVEIAKKYIEEGKRVPNRFMDQFGSDHARKEFEEFQEKLALEEPHFKIGGKQIYFPQGRICLLRSNAKHTPYQAKFLVPKSMNKMDLRDYLWHIYGLRALNITVQLQPARWKRSPYGLGRYRSPQLKKMTVDMMEPFIWPEVPQEKLDLLKIQKDNSLKTVQQNTAVGSDKFKPLDVYDGMYKEKVQPQRLVSEKFKRKAEKNIKLYNKIVQSRSDRKSLEKYLGL, via the coding sequence ATGGAAGGAAATATTAGAAGCAGTAGATTGGTTGCTTCTATTTGGAAGTCATTTACTAGAAATTTACATTATAAACCATTACCACCAAATAAATATCCTAAAGTTAATGTtaatgatgttgatttaaatCCACCAAGATATGGGTTCAGAAGAATTAGACCACCAATTATAGCACAATCACCAACTAAAACGTTATTTCCCAGTGTTGAAATAGccaaaaaatatattgaagAAGGGAAAAGAGTACCTAATAGATTTATGGATCAATTTGGTTCTGATCATGCCCgtaaagaatttgaagaatttcaaGAGAAATTAGCATTAGAAGAACCAcattttaaaattggtggtaaacaaatttatttccCTCAGGGGagaatttgtttattaagATCTAATGCTAAACATACTCCATATCAAGCAAAATTTTTGGTTCCTAAAAGTATGAATAAAATGGATTTAAGAGATTATTTATGGCATATATATGGATTAAGAGCATTGAATATTACGGTTCAATTACAACCAGCAAGATGGAAAAGAAGTCCTTATGGTCTTGGACGTTATAGATCTCctcaattaaagaaaatgacGGTTGATATGATGGAACCATTTATTTGGCCAGAAGTTCCTCAAGAAAAACTTGATCTTCTCAAGATTCAAAAAGATAATAGTTTGAAAACAGTTCAACAAAATACTGCTGTTGGTTCTGATAAATTTAAACCTTTGGATGTTTATGATGGAATgtataaagaaaaagtccAACCACAAAGACTTGTTTCAGAAAAATTCAAACGTAAAGCTGAGAAgaatattaaattatataataaaattgtaCAATCTAGACTGGATAGAAAACTGCTTGAAAAGTATTTGggattataa
- a CDS encoding conserved hypothetical protein (spliced gene), which yields MGFISTLSVAVATIYPVLASCRAFEDYTRVTNSLASQNLKIGGFTVPLNYLYNRNLSGTTNSDLNDKSSSTTTSSSSSSSNISINDERALQIHLISIQKWFIYWIVIAIISLLENILFLKYIIPGYSIFRLIFNIWLIIPMISIKQEVDANSTFDNTIEWKKFTSNGAGLLYFSYIKPFIEQHIDCIRKFSINPLNFISIERLKYLFNKNNQISPNERNNNNNNTTTTNGNNNTDYSNVLDSFVMVMNMKNKFTGGTNNTRDINELDNKTNNADNEFDVVNVTPDTDSTQVNKRKGFFW from the exons ATGGGTTTTATTTCAACTTTAAG TGTGGCAGTAGCTACTATATACCCAGTTCTTGCTTCATGTAGAGCATTTGAAGATTATACCAGAGTTACTAATTCCCTTGCATctcaaaatttaaaaattggtGGATTCACTGTACCTTTGAATTATCTTTATAATAGAAATTTAAGTGGAACTACAAATTCTGATCTCAATGATAAATcgtcatcaacaacaacatcatcatcatcatcttcctCCAACATTAGTATCAATGATGAAAGAGCATtacaaattcatttaatttctaTTCAAAAATGGTTTATATATTGGATTGTCATTGCTATAATTTCTTTActagaaaatattttatttttaaaatatattatacctggttattcaatttttagattaatttttaatatttggtTAATTATCCCTATGatatcaattaaacaaGAAGTTGATGCCAATTCAACTTTTGATAATACTATTGAATGGAAAAAATTCACTTCTAATGGAGCAggattattatattttagTTATATTAAACCATTTATTGAACAACATATTGATTGTATTAggaaattttcaattaatccATTAAATTTTATCCTGATTGAAAgattaaaatatttgtttaataagaataatcaaatatcaccaaatgaaagaaacaacaacaacaataatacaacaacaactaatgGTAATAACAATACAGATTATTCAAATGTTTTGGATTCTTTTGTAATGGTTATGAATATGAAGAATAAATTTACAGGAGGGACAAATAATACCAGGGATATTAATGAActtgataataaaactaataatgccgataatgaatttgatgttGTTAATGTTACTCCTGACACAGATAGTACTCAAGTAAATAAGAGGAAAGGTTTCTTTTGGTAA
- a CDS encoding short-chain dehydrogenase/reductase family member, putative (Similar to Pisum sativum TIC32): protein MPFVNKSGFFDPSTAPYYDPKETRKVVFITGGNSGIGWYTVLHLYLHGYIVYVAGRTESKVLKAIDDIKIEAEKRQSKDKETIKHPLGELNYIHIDLLDLSTVIKAVAKFSEKEKILDVLINNAGLMGVPYEITKDDYEIQYQVNFVAHYLLTLKLLPFLQSAIKIGVTPRIINLASIGHNFQFKHFTPEQNKLDKFPNSIFTWVRYGIAKSSQIQFAKELANHYPDILSVSVHPGVILGTELYNHWKNIPIIGIGARGIFALSDKLIGVSNEEGSLATLRAALDPSLTLKENGEYLVTGGKIDEPSKIASNTQYSKETWDWNYEQLKKRGYDI, encoded by the coding sequence ATGCCATTCGTTAATAAGAGTGGGTTTTTTGATCCATCTACAGCACCTTATTATGATCCAAAAGAAACCAGAAAAGTAGTTTTTATCACTGGAGGAAATTCAGGTATTGGTTGGTATACAGTTCttcatttatatttacATGGATATATTGTTTATGTTGCTGGTAGAACTGAATCCAAAGTATTGAAAgcaattgatgatattaaaattgaagCAGAAAAGAGACAATctaaagataaagaaacTATTAAACATCCATTAGGtgaattaaattatattcatattgatttattagatcTTTCTACGGTAATTAAAGCAGTTGCTAAATTTTctgaaaaagagaaaattttagatgttttaattaataatgctGGATTAATGGGAGTTCCTTATGAAATTACTAAAgatgattatgaaattcaatatcaagTTAATTTTGTGGctcattatttattaacattgaaattattaccatttttACAATCAGCAATTAAAATTGGAGTTACTccaagaattattaatttagcTTCTATTGGAcataatttccaatttaaaCATTTCACTCCGgaacaaaataaattggataaattCCCTAATAGTATTTTCACTTGGGTTAGATATGGTATTGCCAAATCATcacaaattcaatttgcTAAAGAATTGGCTAATCATTATCCCGATATTTTATCAGTATCTGTCCATCCTGGGGTTATTTTAGGAACAGAATTATATAATCATTGGAAAAATATCCCaattattggtattggAGCAAGAGGTATATTTGCTCTTTCAGATAAACTTATTGGTGTATCAAATGAAGAAGGTTCTTTAGCAACTTTAAGAGCTGCTTTAGATCCATCTTTGacattaaaagaaaatggtGAATATTTAGTTACTGGAGGTAAAATCGATGAACCTAGTAAGATTGCTTCTAATACTCAATATTCTAAAGAAACTTGGGATTGGAATTatgaacaattgaaaaaacgTGGATACGACATCTAA
- a CDS encoding mitochondrial complex I assembly chaperone, putative (Similar to Neurospora crassa CIA30;~Similar to C. albicans CIA30): MSMKALGLNATKTIFAKQAELTRPVQSVLNFKREPEKSLDQVLTRSDQELGGYSTVNFDIDPKEHCGHFYGNLSLDLPKDNPQVTRSGYAMFRTKDQNQSWLFGDSFWDWTNYSSLVLRVKGDRRKYLVNIQANTPLVTDLFQHRLFLNHPGQWETVVIPLNDFVMTNWGVIQDGSELNKGEVKSVGIGLLDKHYGPYSLKIDWIKVMTGAEVAKVATKSRMERLHS, from the coding sequence ATGTCTATGAAAGCTTTAGGTTTAAATGCCACCAAAACCATATTTGCCAAACAAGCTGAATTAACTCGACCAGTACAATCAGTTCTTAATTTCAAACGAGAACCAGAAAAATCATTAGACCAAGTATTGACTAGATCAGATCAAGAATTGGGAGGTTACTCTACTGtcaattttgatattgatccTAAAGAACATTGTGGTCATTTTTATGGTAATTTAAGTTTAGATTTACCTAAAGATAATCCTCAAGTGACCAGATCAGGTTATGCCATGTTTAGAACTAAAGatcaaaatcaatcttGGTTATTTGGTGATTCATTTTGGGATTGGACTAATTATTCATCATTAGTATTAAGAGTTAAAGGTGatagaagaaaatatttggtCAATATTCAAGCTAATACTCCTTTGGTTACTGATTTATTCCAACATCGATTATTCTTAAATCATCCAGGACAATGGGAGACGGTGGTTATTCCTTTGAATGATTTTGTCATGACTAATTGGGGGGTAATTCAAGATGGTAGTGAATTAAATAAAGGTGAAGTTAAATCTGTTGGTATTGGTTTATTGGATAAACATTATGGTCCATattctttaaaaattgattggatTAAAGTTATGACTGGTGCTGAAGTTGCTAAAGTGGCTACTAAATCCAGAATGGAAAGATTACACTCGTGa
- a CDS encoding 40S ribosomal protein S4 (spliced gene): MARGPKKHLKRLAAPSHWMLDKLSGTYAPRQSAGPHKLRESLPLVVFLRNRLKYALNGREVKAIMMQQHVQVDGKVRTDTTYPAGFMDVITLEATNEHFRLVYDVKGKFAVHRISAEEASYKLGKVKKVQLGKKGVPYVVTHDGRTIRYPDPLIRANDTVKIDLATGKIDDFIKFDTGRLVMVTGGRNLGRVGVIVHREKHEGGFDLVHIKDALENTFVTRLSNVFVIGTEAGKPWVSLPKGKGIKLSISEERDRRRAQQGL; the protein is encoded by the exons ATGGCAAGAGGCCC AAAGAAACATTTGAAAAGATTAGCAGCTCCATCTCATTGGATGTTGGACAAATTGTCCGGTACTTATGCTCCAAGACAATCTGCTGGTCCACACAAATTGAGAGAATCATTACCATTGGTTGTCTTTTTAAGAAACAGATTGAAGTATGCTTTGAATGGTAGAGAAGTCAAAGCCATCATGATGCAACAACACGTTCAAGTTGACGGGAAAGTCAGAACCGATACCACTTACCCAGCTGGTTTTATGGATGTCATTACTTTAGAAGCTACTAATGAACATTTCAGATTAGTTTACGATGTTAAAGGTAAATTTGCTGTTCATAGAATCTCTGCTGAAGAAGCTTCCTACAAATTGGGTAAAGTTAAAAAAGTCCAATTAGGTAAAAAAGGTGTTCCATACGTTGTTACCCACGACGGTAGAACTATCAGATACCCAGATCCATTGATTAGAGCTAATGATACTGTTAAAATCGATTTGGCCACTggtaaaattgatgatttcatcaaattcgACACTGGTAGATTAGTTATGGTTACTGGTGGTAGAAATTTGGGTAGAGTTGGTGTTATTGTCCACAGAGAAAAACACGAAGGAGGTTTCGATTTGGTCCACATTAAAGATGCTTTGGAAAACACTTTTGTCACCAGATTGTCTAACGTTTTCGTTATTGGTACCGAAGCTGGTAAACCATGGGTTTCATTACCAAAGGGTAAAGGTATTAAATTGAGTATTTCTGAAGAAAGAGACAGAAGAAGAGCTCAACAAGGGTTATAa
- a CDS encoding inosine 5'-monophosphate (IMP)-specific 5'-nucleotidase, putative (Similar to S. cerevisiae ISN1;~Similar to C. albicans ISN1), translating to MTSRYRVEYALKSHRRDEFIEWIKGLLATPFVLHADDSHADAQIVAENCQSRYYEIFKDVENLVKQTIFLDELNELDPKKKSTSRLRTLVPSLGKFFTELPLADAFLLEDERRAISKRRLVSPSFNDVRMILNTAQIMALTNIYKQTENINNNNNNNNNNNTDDGINNKQQQQKLKLITFDGDVTLYEDGKSLDENSEVVQRLVKLLSLGLYVGVVTAAGYPRQTGAEKYYERLKGLIDHLNSNHCILKTYQKENLLVMGAESNYLFRYNNEMKGLKFIDDEEWFLPQVRNWDIGKINYIMDTLYKHLIYLRNNFNLEDSTTIIKKERSVGIIPNSGCRILREQLEEMVLSCSRKLNTILTSSSNFADSTEALCVDDIKVCAFNGGSDVWVDIGDKALGVESLQKYICHDETFDHVCPIGKSESLHIGDQFASLGANDFKARLSACTVWIASPRETVAILDDLIDFIEG from the coding sequence ATGACATCTAGATATAGAGTAGAATATGCATTAAAAAGTCATCGTCGTGACgaatttattgaatggATCAAAGGATTATTAGCCACACCGTTTGTTTTACATGCTGATGATTCTCATGCTGATGCTCAAATCGTGGCTGAAAATTGTCAAAGTCGATATTATGAGATTTTTAAAGATGTTGAAAATTTAgttaaacaaacaatttttctagatgaattaaatgaacTTGatccaaagaaaaaatcaactAGTCGATTACGAACTTTAGTACCGTCGTTGGGGAAATTTTTCACTGAATTACCATTAGCTGATGCATTTTTATTAGAAGATGAACGAAGagcaatttcaaaaagaaGATTGGTTAGTCCTTCATTTAATGATGTAAGAATGATACTTAATACAGCACAAATTATGGCTCTTACTAATATCTATAAACAAACGGAaaacatcaataataataataataataataataataataatactgaCGATGGCATAAATAACaagcagcaacaacaaaagttgaaattgattacATTTGATGGGGATGTGACGTTATATGAAGATGGGAAATCATTAGATGAAAATAGTGAAGTTGTTCAACGATTAGTTAAATTGTTATCATTAGGATTATATGTTGGTGTTGTTACTGCTGCCGGATATCCTCGTCAAACTGGAGCAGAAAAATATTATGAACGATTAAAAGgattaattgatcattTAAATAGTAATCATtgtattttgaaaacttaTCAAAAGGAAAATTTATTAGTTATGGGAGCagaatcaaattatttattccgatataataatgaaatgaaaggattaaaatttattgatgatgaagaatgGTTTTTACCCCAAGTGAGGAACTGGGATATTggtaaaattaattatattatggATACTCTTTATAAgcatttgatttatttaagaaataatttcaatttagaaGATTCAACCACCATAATTAAAAAGGAAAGATCGGTGGGGATTATACCAAATTCTGGTTGTCGAATCTTACGTGAACAATTGGAAGAAATGGTATTATCATGTTcaagaaaattaaataCCATTCTtacttcatcatcaaattttgcCGATTCTACTGAAGCTCTTTgtgttgatgatattaaagTTTGTGCCTTTAATGGTGGTAGTGATGTTTGGGTAGATATTGGTGATAAAGCATTAGGAGTAGAATCACTTCAGAAATACATTTGTCATGATGAAACATTCGATCATGTTTGTCCTATTGGTAAATCAGAAAGTTTACATATTGGTGATCAATTTGCTAGTTTGGGTGCTAATGATTTTAAGGCAAGATTAAGTGCTTGTACAGTGTGGATCGCCAGTCCTAGAGAAACTGTTGCCATTTTAGAcgatttaattgattttatagAAGGTTAG